From Toxorhynchites rutilus septentrionalis strain SRP chromosome 2, ASM2978413v1, whole genome shotgun sequence, a single genomic window includes:
- the LOC129767756 gene encoding uncharacterized protein LOC129767756 isoform X1: MDQQAGSGSWQFCPEENHQKLRAPRSAGTGTNANANANVNIGASGSAGLSANAPEFIPKRISNHQPPQQQQYGMHNSHHQNQQHHHRYRGGDNNGGGGGSLGGGGNSYGMGSMYQQQQQHHQQQQHHHHNMGNSGMMNGTDMAGKSKIAGRLLNHQVSQQQQQQQQQQQIGHHMYDNKDMRNPPHYNHHPTQHFAQHSQQQRLQHHQQQTSAPPHLSMPQNAAGGHFPFAMAGMGYSSTALNNHLHHPILGGMAAAAVAGGGAGGPGMMPHDNRNNKNNSSVRSRLQNAQNSQMHHLQQQNQLPHHLQQQSQHHQQMPPRAMACSNDYDDQEGDEQVSESEMAALNYLLDVISELYDNPGMFENIQRKLKGTFAEFHANQFVISNAVEMICEQSVREQNFRYMGARLLQLLDSLDDGHDSVLWRLLRMKLEYQENELQGYMQNEQIKVRGTTLFLAELYMQLRKPQHGQRNNELALRILGAVKFLLNKEGPENIKCVCQCFKLCGFELERDRQADLNAILATLRQMENSTDCSTGRFIHSVLELQRKSWGRNEEVVPVAVVQPSFGEGTSNEFTDSPVFYGPDGQVMTEEENDFLETAAPVAFEEFDDDSDPDELVDDDNLDMEIKMAFKDFVASSKNTRQPPY; this comes from the exons GTGCAGGCACAGGAACAAATGCAAACGCAAACGCAAACGTGAATATCGGTGCTAGTGGGAGCGCAGGTTTGTCGGCGAACGCGCCCGAATTCATTCCGAAGCGGATCTCAAACCATCAGCCGCCCCAGCAACAACAATATGGCATGCATAACTCACACCATCAGAATCAGCAGCATCACCATAGGTATCGTGGTGGCGACAATAACGGCGGGGGAGGAGGAAGTTTAGGCGGTGGCGGTAATTCGTACGGCATGGGCTCAAtgtatcaacaacaacaacaacatcaccagcagcagcaacatcatCATCACAACATGGGCAATAGTGGTATGATGAATGGAACGGATATGGcgggaaaatcgaaaattgcgGGTCGACTCTTAAACCACCAGGtttcccaacaacaacaacaacagcagcaacaacaacaaataggACATCACATGTATGATAACAAGGAT ATGCGCAACCCCCCACACTATAACCATCATCCAACCCAACACTTTGCGCAACATTCTCAACAGCAACGTTTGCAGCATCACCAACAGCAGACGTCGGCACCACCCCATCTTTCGATGCCTCAGAACGCCGCCGGTGGCCACTTTCCATTCGCGATGGCCGGCATGGGTTACTCGTCGACAGCGCTCAACAATCACCTGCATCATCCGATTCTGGGAGGCATGGCAGCCGCAGCGGTTGCCGGCGGTGGCGCTGGTGGGCCTGGAATGATGCCGCACGATAATCGCAACAACAAGAATAACTCGTCCGTTCGATCGAGGTTACAGAACGCACAAAACTCCCAAATGCATCACCTACAGCAACAGAACCAACTGCCGCATCATCTCCAGCAGCAATCGCAACATCACCAACAAATGCCACCGCGCGCGATGGCTTGTAGCAATGATTACGATGACCAAGAGGGCGATGAACAG GTTTCTGAATCGGAAATGGCCGCATTGAACTACCTTTTGGACGTTATAAGCGAACTGTACGACAATCCCGGCATGTTCGAGAATATCCAGCGAAAGTTGAAGGGCACTTTTGCCGAGTTCCATGCCAACCAATTCGTAATAAGCAATGCTGTGGAGATGATCTGTGAACAG TCTGTCAGAGAGCAGAATTTTCGCTACATGGGTGCCCGACTACTCCAACTGTTGGATAGCCTTGACGATGGACACGATAGTGTACTGTGGCGGCTGCTAAGAATGAAGCTGGAATACCAGGAGAATGAACTGCAAGGATACATGCAAAACGAGCAGATAAAGGTGCGGGGCACAACGCTTTTCCTTGCCGAGTTGTACATGCAGTTGAGGAAACCTCAA CACGGCCAGAGAAACAATGAACTCGCCTTGCGAATACTGGGTGCAGTAAAATTTTTGCTGAATAAAGAAGGCCCAGAGAACATTAAATGTGTCTGTCAGTGTTTCAAG CTATGTGGCTTTGAACTCGAGCGTGATCGCCAGGCTGACTTGAACGCCATCCTAGCGACGCTGCGCCAAATGGAGAACTCGACTGACTGCTCAACTGGCCGCTTCATCCATTCTGTGCTCGAATTACAGCGAAAGTCCTGGGGACGCAACGAGGAAGTTG TCCCAGTGGCCGTTGTGCAACCGTCCTTCGGCGAGGGAACCTCGAACGAGTTCACCGACAGTCCGGTGTTCTACGGTCCCGACGGCCAAGTGATGACCGAAGAAGAGAATGATTTTCTGGAAACGGCTGCACCGGTAGCCTTCGAGGAGTTCGATGA cgACAGTGACCCGGATGAGTTGGTGGATGACGACAACCTGGACATGGAAATCAAGATGGCATTTAAGGACTTTGTAGCGAGTAGCAAAAACACTCGACAACCACCCTACTAG
- the LOC129767756 gene encoding uncharacterized protein LOC129767756 isoform X3, translated as MDQQAGSGSWQFCPEENHQKLRAPRSAGTGTNANANANVNIGASGSAGLSANAPEFIPKRISNHQPPQQQQYGMHNSHHQNQQHHHRYRGGDNNGGGGGSLGGGGNSYGMGSMYQQQQQHHQQQQHHHHNMGNSGMMNGTDMAGKSKIAGRLLNHQVSQQQQQQQQQQQIGHHMYDNKDHHQQQTSAPPHLSMPQNAAGGHFPFAMAGMGYSSTALNNHLHHPILGGMAAAAVAGGGAGGPGMMPHDNRNNKNNSSVRSRLQNAQNSQMHHLQQQNQLPHHLQQQSQHHQQMPPRAMACSNDYDDQEGDEQVSESEMAALNYLLDVISELYDNPGMFENIQRKLKGTFAEFHANQFVISNAVEMICEQSVREQNFRYMGARLLQLLDSLDDGHDSVLWRLLRMKLEYQENELQGYMQNEQIKVRGTTLFLAELYMQLRKPQHGQRNNELALRILGAVKFLLNKEGPENIKCVCQCFKLCGFELERDRQADLNAILATLRQMENSTDCSTGRFIHSVLELQRKSWGRNEEVVPVAVVQPSFGEGTSNEFTDSPVFYGPDGQVMTEEENDFLETAAPVAFEEFDDDSDPDELVDDDNLDMEIKMAFKDFVASSKNTRQPPY; from the exons GTGCAGGCACAGGAACAAATGCAAACGCAAACGCAAACGTGAATATCGGTGCTAGTGGGAGCGCAGGTTTGTCGGCGAACGCGCCCGAATTCATTCCGAAGCGGATCTCAAACCATCAGCCGCCCCAGCAACAACAATATGGCATGCATAACTCACACCATCAGAATCAGCAGCATCACCATAGGTATCGTGGTGGCGACAATAACGGCGGGGGAGGAGGAAGTTTAGGCGGTGGCGGTAATTCGTACGGCATGGGCTCAAtgtatcaacaacaacaacaacatcaccagcagcagcaacatcatCATCACAACATGGGCAATAGTGGTATGATGAATGGAACGGATATGGcgggaaaatcgaaaattgcgGGTCGACTCTTAAACCACCAGGtttcccaacaacaacaacaacagcagcaacaacaacaaataggACATCACATGTATGATAACAAGGAT CATCACCAACAGCAGACGTCGGCACCACCCCATCTTTCGATGCCTCAGAACGCCGCCGGTGGCCACTTTCCATTCGCGATGGCCGGCATGGGTTACTCGTCGACAGCGCTCAACAATCACCTGCATCATCCGATTCTGGGAGGCATGGCAGCCGCAGCGGTTGCCGGCGGTGGCGCTGGTGGGCCTGGAATGATGCCGCACGATAATCGCAACAACAAGAATAACTCGTCCGTTCGATCGAGGTTACAGAACGCACAAAACTCCCAAATGCATCACCTACAGCAACAGAACCAACTGCCGCATCATCTCCAGCAGCAATCGCAACATCACCAACAAATGCCACCGCGCGCGATGGCTTGTAGCAATGATTACGATGACCAAGAGGGCGATGAACAG GTTTCTGAATCGGAAATGGCCGCATTGAACTACCTTTTGGACGTTATAAGCGAACTGTACGACAATCCCGGCATGTTCGAGAATATCCAGCGAAAGTTGAAGGGCACTTTTGCCGAGTTCCATGCCAACCAATTCGTAATAAGCAATGCTGTGGAGATGATCTGTGAACAG TCTGTCAGAGAGCAGAATTTTCGCTACATGGGTGCCCGACTACTCCAACTGTTGGATAGCCTTGACGATGGACACGATAGTGTACTGTGGCGGCTGCTAAGAATGAAGCTGGAATACCAGGAGAATGAACTGCAAGGATACATGCAAAACGAGCAGATAAAGGTGCGGGGCACAACGCTTTTCCTTGCCGAGTTGTACATGCAGTTGAGGAAACCTCAA CACGGCCAGAGAAACAATGAACTCGCCTTGCGAATACTGGGTGCAGTAAAATTTTTGCTGAATAAAGAAGGCCCAGAGAACATTAAATGTGTCTGTCAGTGTTTCAAG CTATGTGGCTTTGAACTCGAGCGTGATCGCCAGGCTGACTTGAACGCCATCCTAGCGACGCTGCGCCAAATGGAGAACTCGACTGACTGCTCAACTGGCCGCTTCATCCATTCTGTGCTCGAATTACAGCGAAAGTCCTGGGGACGCAACGAGGAAGTTG TCCCAGTGGCCGTTGTGCAACCGTCCTTCGGCGAGGGAACCTCGAACGAGTTCACCGACAGTCCGGTGTTCTACGGTCCCGACGGCCAAGTGATGACCGAAGAAGAGAATGATTTTCTGGAAACGGCTGCACCGGTAGCCTTCGAGGAGTTCGATGA cgACAGTGACCCGGATGAGTTGGTGGATGACGACAACCTGGACATGGAAATCAAGATGGCATTTAAGGACTTTGTAGCGAGTAGCAAAAACACTCGACAACCACCCTACTAG
- the LOC129767756 gene encoding uncharacterized protein LOC129767756 isoform X2 — MDQQAGSGSWQFCPEENHQKLRAPRSAGTGTNANANANVNIGASGSAGLSANAPEFIPKRISNHQPPQQQQYGMHNSHHQNQQHHHRYRGGDNNGGGGGSLGGGGNSYGMGSMYQQQQQHHQQQQHHHHNMGNSGMMNGTDMAGKSKIAGRLLNHQVSQQQQQQQQQQQIGHHMYDNKDQRLQHHQQQTSAPPHLSMPQNAAGGHFPFAMAGMGYSSTALNNHLHHPILGGMAAAAVAGGGAGGPGMMPHDNRNNKNNSSVRSRLQNAQNSQMHHLQQQNQLPHHLQQQSQHHQQMPPRAMACSNDYDDQEGDEQVSESEMAALNYLLDVISELYDNPGMFENIQRKLKGTFAEFHANQFVISNAVEMICEQSVREQNFRYMGARLLQLLDSLDDGHDSVLWRLLRMKLEYQENELQGYMQNEQIKVRGTTLFLAELYMQLRKPQHGQRNNELALRILGAVKFLLNKEGPENIKCVCQCFKLCGFELERDRQADLNAILATLRQMENSTDCSTGRFIHSVLELQRKSWGRNEEVVPVAVVQPSFGEGTSNEFTDSPVFYGPDGQVMTEEENDFLETAAPVAFEEFDDDSDPDELVDDDNLDMEIKMAFKDFVASSKNTRQPPY; from the exons GTGCAGGCACAGGAACAAATGCAAACGCAAACGCAAACGTGAATATCGGTGCTAGTGGGAGCGCAGGTTTGTCGGCGAACGCGCCCGAATTCATTCCGAAGCGGATCTCAAACCATCAGCCGCCCCAGCAACAACAATATGGCATGCATAACTCACACCATCAGAATCAGCAGCATCACCATAGGTATCGTGGTGGCGACAATAACGGCGGGGGAGGAGGAAGTTTAGGCGGTGGCGGTAATTCGTACGGCATGGGCTCAAtgtatcaacaacaacaacaacatcaccagcagcagcaacatcatCATCACAACATGGGCAATAGTGGTATGATGAATGGAACGGATATGGcgggaaaatcgaaaattgcgGGTCGACTCTTAAACCACCAGGtttcccaacaacaacaacaacagcagcaacaacaacaaataggACATCACATGTATGATAACAAGGAT CAACGTTTGCAGCATCACCAACAGCAGACGTCGGCACCACCCCATCTTTCGATGCCTCAGAACGCCGCCGGTGGCCACTTTCCATTCGCGATGGCCGGCATGGGTTACTCGTCGACAGCGCTCAACAATCACCTGCATCATCCGATTCTGGGAGGCATGGCAGCCGCAGCGGTTGCCGGCGGTGGCGCTGGTGGGCCTGGAATGATGCCGCACGATAATCGCAACAACAAGAATAACTCGTCCGTTCGATCGAGGTTACAGAACGCACAAAACTCCCAAATGCATCACCTACAGCAACAGAACCAACTGCCGCATCATCTCCAGCAGCAATCGCAACATCACCAACAAATGCCACCGCGCGCGATGGCTTGTAGCAATGATTACGATGACCAAGAGGGCGATGAACAG GTTTCTGAATCGGAAATGGCCGCATTGAACTACCTTTTGGACGTTATAAGCGAACTGTACGACAATCCCGGCATGTTCGAGAATATCCAGCGAAAGTTGAAGGGCACTTTTGCCGAGTTCCATGCCAACCAATTCGTAATAAGCAATGCTGTGGAGATGATCTGTGAACAG TCTGTCAGAGAGCAGAATTTTCGCTACATGGGTGCCCGACTACTCCAACTGTTGGATAGCCTTGACGATGGACACGATAGTGTACTGTGGCGGCTGCTAAGAATGAAGCTGGAATACCAGGAGAATGAACTGCAAGGATACATGCAAAACGAGCAGATAAAGGTGCGGGGCACAACGCTTTTCCTTGCCGAGTTGTACATGCAGTTGAGGAAACCTCAA CACGGCCAGAGAAACAATGAACTCGCCTTGCGAATACTGGGTGCAGTAAAATTTTTGCTGAATAAAGAAGGCCCAGAGAACATTAAATGTGTCTGTCAGTGTTTCAAG CTATGTGGCTTTGAACTCGAGCGTGATCGCCAGGCTGACTTGAACGCCATCCTAGCGACGCTGCGCCAAATGGAGAACTCGACTGACTGCTCAACTGGCCGCTTCATCCATTCTGTGCTCGAATTACAGCGAAAGTCCTGGGGACGCAACGAGGAAGTTG TCCCAGTGGCCGTTGTGCAACCGTCCTTCGGCGAGGGAACCTCGAACGAGTTCACCGACAGTCCGGTGTTCTACGGTCCCGACGGCCAAGTGATGACCGAAGAAGAGAATGATTTTCTGGAAACGGCTGCACCGGTAGCCTTCGAGGAGTTCGATGA cgACAGTGACCCGGATGAGTTGGTGGATGACGACAACCTGGACATGGAAATCAAGATGGCATTTAAGGACTTTGTAGCGAGTAGCAAAAACACTCGACAACCACCCTACTAG
- the LOC129767756 gene encoding uncharacterized protein LOC129767756 isoform X4, whose protein sequence is MDQQAGSGSWQFCPEENHQKLRAPRSAGTGTNANANANVNIGASGSAGLSANAPEFIPKRISNHQPPQQQQYGMHNSHHQNQQHHHRYRGGDNNGGGGGSLGGGGNSYGMGSMYQQQQQHHQQQQHHHHNMGNSGMMNGTDMAGKSKIAGRLLNHQVSQQQQQQQQQQQIGHHMYDNKDVSESEMAALNYLLDVISELYDNPGMFENIQRKLKGTFAEFHANQFVISNAVEMICEQSVREQNFRYMGARLLQLLDSLDDGHDSVLWRLLRMKLEYQENELQGYMQNEQIKVRGTTLFLAELYMQLRKPQHGQRNNELALRILGAVKFLLNKEGPENIKCVCQCFKLCGFELERDRQADLNAILATLRQMENSTDCSTGRFIHSVLELQRKSWGRNEEVVPVAVVQPSFGEGTSNEFTDSPVFYGPDGQVMTEEENDFLETAAPVAFEEFDDDSDPDELVDDDNLDMEIKMAFKDFVASSKNTRQPPY, encoded by the exons GTGCAGGCACAGGAACAAATGCAAACGCAAACGCAAACGTGAATATCGGTGCTAGTGGGAGCGCAGGTTTGTCGGCGAACGCGCCCGAATTCATTCCGAAGCGGATCTCAAACCATCAGCCGCCCCAGCAACAACAATATGGCATGCATAACTCACACCATCAGAATCAGCAGCATCACCATAGGTATCGTGGTGGCGACAATAACGGCGGGGGAGGAGGAAGTTTAGGCGGTGGCGGTAATTCGTACGGCATGGGCTCAAtgtatcaacaacaacaacaacatcaccagcagcagcaacatcatCATCACAACATGGGCAATAGTGGTATGATGAATGGAACGGATATGGcgggaaaatcgaaaattgcgGGTCGACTCTTAAACCACCAGGtttcccaacaacaacaacaacagcagcaacaacaacaaataggACATCACATGTATGATAACAAGGAT GTTTCTGAATCGGAAATGGCCGCATTGAACTACCTTTTGGACGTTATAAGCGAACTGTACGACAATCCCGGCATGTTCGAGAATATCCAGCGAAAGTTGAAGGGCACTTTTGCCGAGTTCCATGCCAACCAATTCGTAATAAGCAATGCTGTGGAGATGATCTGTGAACAG TCTGTCAGAGAGCAGAATTTTCGCTACATGGGTGCCCGACTACTCCAACTGTTGGATAGCCTTGACGATGGACACGATAGTGTACTGTGGCGGCTGCTAAGAATGAAGCTGGAATACCAGGAGAATGAACTGCAAGGATACATGCAAAACGAGCAGATAAAGGTGCGGGGCACAACGCTTTTCCTTGCCGAGTTGTACATGCAGTTGAGGAAACCTCAA CACGGCCAGAGAAACAATGAACTCGCCTTGCGAATACTGGGTGCAGTAAAATTTTTGCTGAATAAAGAAGGCCCAGAGAACATTAAATGTGTCTGTCAGTGTTTCAAG CTATGTGGCTTTGAACTCGAGCGTGATCGCCAGGCTGACTTGAACGCCATCCTAGCGACGCTGCGCCAAATGGAGAACTCGACTGACTGCTCAACTGGCCGCTTCATCCATTCTGTGCTCGAATTACAGCGAAAGTCCTGGGGACGCAACGAGGAAGTTG TCCCAGTGGCCGTTGTGCAACCGTCCTTCGGCGAGGGAACCTCGAACGAGTTCACCGACAGTCCGGTGTTCTACGGTCCCGACGGCCAAGTGATGACCGAAGAAGAGAATGATTTTCTGGAAACGGCTGCACCGGTAGCCTTCGAGGAGTTCGATGA cgACAGTGACCCGGATGAGTTGGTGGATGACGACAACCTGGACATGGAAATCAAGATGGCATTTAAGGACTTTGTAGCGAGTAGCAAAAACACTCGACAACCACCCTACTAG